A window of the Bacillota bacterium genome harbors these coding sequences:
- the tuf gene encoding elongation factor Tu (EF-Tu; promotes GTP-dependent binding of aminoacyl-tRNA to the A-site of ribosomes during protein biosynthesis; when the tRNA anticodon matches the mRNA codon, GTP hydrolysis results; the inactive EF-Tu-GDP leaves the ribosome and release of GDP is promoted by elongation factor Ts; many prokaryotes have two copies of the gene encoding EF-Tu) has protein sequence DNVNMDIELITPIAIEGGLRFAIREGGRTVGAGVVTAVTS, from the coding sequence TGATAACGTGAACATGGACATAGAACTTATCACGCCCATTGCCATCGAGGGAGGCCTCCGTTTCGCTATCCGTGAAGGCGGCCGTACCGTCGGTGCGGGAGTGGTAACCGCCGTGACGAGTTAG